One window from the genome of Bacillus weihaiensis encodes:
- the rpmE gene encoding 50S ribosomal protein L31, translated as MKSGIHPNFNKVMVKCACGNEFETGTTNKEIRVEVCSECHPFYTGRQKFADAGGRVDKFNKKYGIK; from the coding sequence ATGAAATCAGGAATTCATCCAAACTTTAATAAGGTTATGGTGAAATGTGCTTGCGGTAACGAATTCGAAACTGGAACTACGAATAAAGAGATCCGTGTTGAGGTTTGTTCTGAGTGCCATCCATTCTACACAGGACGTCAAAAATTTGCGGATGCAGGTGGACGTGTAGATAAATTTAACAAAAAATACGGCATTAAATAA
- a CDS encoding thymidine kinase encodes MYVMKQSGWLEVICGSMFSGKSEELIRRVRRSQFAKQEVKVFKPAIDNRYSEEEVVSHNGTAIICKPVASSTDILEYISEKTDVIAVDEVQFFDEKIVDILSLLANQGYRVIAAGLDQDFRGEPFSVVPKLMAIAESVTKLQAVCSVCGSPASRTQRLINGKPASYDDPIILVGASESYEPRCRHHHEVPGTPVIQLNKENSTANS; translated from the coding sequence ATGTATGTAATGAAACAAAGTGGGTGGCTTGAGGTTATTTGCGGAAGTATGTTCTCTGGTAAATCAGAGGAGCTCATTCGCAGAGTTCGTCGTTCACAATTTGCAAAGCAGGAAGTGAAGGTGTTCAAGCCTGCGATTGATAATCGATATAGTGAAGAAGAGGTCGTATCCCACAATGGAACAGCGATCATCTGTAAGCCGGTTGCTTCCTCCACAGACATATTAGAATACATTTCAGAAAAAACAGATGTTATTGCGGTCGATGAAGTTCAATTCTTTGATGAGAAAATTGTGGACATCCTGTCACTTTTGGCAAATCAAGGATACCGTGTGATTGCAGCTGGTCTAGATCAAGATTTCCGTGGAGAGCCTTTTAGTGTTGTCCCTAAGTTGATGGCTATTGCAGAATCTGTTACAAAACTACAGGCGGTGTGTTCCGTATGTGGTTCACCAGCAAGTCGTACTCAACGTCTTATTAATGGAAAGCCTGCATCTTATGATGATCCTATCATATTAGTAGGAGCTTCAGAGTCCTACGAACCAAGATGTAGACACCATCATGAGGTACCGGGAACGCCTGTTATTCAGCTGAATAAAGAGAATAGTACAGCTAATTCTTAA
- a CDS encoding HupE/UreJ family protein produces MLHLTNRDFLKSWLVFLLVLVIFSPEKTQAHSGSTGYSEVNIEGQEMVYDLYLLADLVGGLLLIDENQDGYMKENEIKGARKDIEKLILEQVHVELNHVEQIPTIKNIELTKRWNHDMFHIELEYPQISSISSYKIDYNLFFNEVDPKHQNFATVVFNNVSNEYVLDASTHIIEYKNATNRDLSDISAKSVGFGDYLMLGMKHIWSGIDHLLFILALILARATTKDYIKIITAFTVGHSITLCLAALEILSIPSTIIEPLIALSIVYIAFENFRKEKTKWRWLVALGFGLIHGFGFAEVLRGTLDENFVLPLLSFNLGVEVGQLAVLLALIPLMKYVSNTTHYMKMVYSTSGIISLLGLFWFFERVL; encoded by the coding sequence ATGTTACATCTTACGAATAGAGACTTTCTAAAATCATGGCTAGTATTCCTATTAGTACTCGTTATTTTCTCTCCAGAAAAGACACAAGCTCACTCTGGTTCAACAGGGTATTCGGAAGTAAATATAGAAGGTCAGGAAATGGTCTATGATTTATACTTATTAGCAGATCTTGTCGGAGGTCTATTGTTGATTGATGAAAATCAGGATGGCTATATGAAGGAAAATGAAATAAAGGGTGCAAGAAAAGACATCGAAAAGCTCATTTTAGAACAAGTTCATGTCGAACTAAATCATGTCGAGCAAATACCTACTATTAAAAATATTGAACTTACTAAGCGTTGGAATCATGACATGTTTCACATTGAGCTAGAGTACCCTCAAATAAGTTCTATTTCATCCTATAAAATAGACTATAACCTCTTTTTCAACGAGGTTGATCCGAAACACCAAAATTTTGCTACAGTCGTGTTCAATAATGTAAGTAATGAATATGTGCTAGATGCCTCAACTCATATCATTGAATACAAAAATGCAACAAACAGAGATTTATCAGACATATCTGCAAAATCAGTAGGATTTGGTGATTATTTGATGTTAGGGATGAAGCATATATGGTCAGGCATAGATCATCTTTTGTTTATTTTGGCACTTATTCTTGCGAGAGCTACTACAAAGGATTACATAAAAATCATAACTGCCTTTACAGTTGGCCATAGTATCACACTATGTCTAGCAGCATTAGAAATTCTTTCCATCCCATCTACTATTATTGAACCATTGATTGCTTTAAGTATTGTCTATATTGCTTTTGAGAACTTTAGAAAAGAAAAGACGAAGTGGAGATGGCTCGTTGCTTTGGGATTTGGTCTTATCCATGGCTTTGGCTTCGCCGAGGTTTTAAGAGGAACATTAGATGAAAACTTTGTCCTCCCCCTTCTTTCTTTTAATTTGGGAGTTGAGGTTGGCCAGCTTGCCGTGTTACTTGCTCTTATTCCACTTATGAAATATGTAAGTAACACTACACACTATATGAAAATGGTGTATAGCACCTCAGGTATAATTAGCTTACTTGGACTATTTTGGTTCTTTGAACGAGTCTTGTGA
- a CDS encoding lamin tail domain-containing protein, translating to MKKGMKQKMKKLFLYVCMVTIVLANLLPVFSVKKVQAVEINTPEEMTNTEEEVDTKPDETTNSPGDTQEDMQEEQTILEQNEPQQQQDSQEAPQTEEGEEDPVPQTQTNEEVTEEDDQKNSALLITEISPDSKGSDYFEFFEVYNNTNQSLSLTDYAFIYRYTDTKKDITFQVPQVTIESQETLVFWHNSNNLSLSEFNQHFGTNLTRNQVIEFKDVFPGFSNSGNRAAVLKDKQGNEIVSATYLPNETSNEGKVVQYQYANGQSAMKKLEVKADPTPGEIELEQVPSKPVELGAIPADQEHPSITHEPVLESDPGKAVTIQASISDDRAAVPQATLYYKKAHDEEYTSVSMIVSSDDWTSYQATISESNVQSTMKYYIEASDGTNKWKTEEYTLLVDEPEETYSDQKLLITEISPNSAGTDNYEFFELYNNTNQPLSLSNYSFVYHYTDGSYEDKEFSLPIKVIGPKETIVFWFNSQDLSLQDFNTHFGTNLVSEQVVEFKDTFPGFSNGGNRALLIMDHTGNEVVSASYLGDENDNTGKGIHYLFSTTGSVMEKYKTLADPTPGSLDKAQVPTKVVEVEEIPEDTEAPVITHEPVKNVDKLTPIQITASVIDNIVPQPEVTLYYKTVEENSFTASKMTTEDNKSFKAEIPSASVQAPITYYLEATDGKNRTSTEEYTVQVHVPEETYSDQQLIITEISPNSVGGGTDYYEYFELYNNTNQELSLSNYSFVYRYTDGSRPDVMFTIPATTIKSQETLVFWFNNGDRTLDQFNENFSASLTSEQVVEFKDVFPGFANTGNRALVIKDHLNQEVVSASYLGDENDNLGAVIQYIFPASGTEMDKFKTLAAPTPGGIELVQVPSKPVEIVEMPEDTEAPVIDHSSVNKGDAYSPISFEVTVTDNMAVPFVTLHYKKKGAESFTAVTMNASSDAGSYVAEISGGEVEDDLVYYIEASDGKNISKTEEYTITVVKEEVDYSKVPTFLVTEIVPDSTNVGSADGYEFIEIYNNTDQDVNFKDFKLQYRYGTDPASDVVWPSVPDDVVIPAQKTLVFWIINGQNTEQTVADFNANYGTSLIEDKDIVRIYSDGMANASTRGLVVASNTKEEITVSYYNDVANVDDTTPNKGILYKYPVDGTTQSVKVSANEMDATPGKVEAYQVPKQPVHVELDTIAPTIVNKTTVSEVKQTEDIEIAVEAKDDIEVKTVRLFYRTSSEEAFKETLLPLDSDTHLYKNMIYASDLIGKEKVEYFFTVSDGQNEVKSETYIITIQNSLNQEDLRLNVEEGEYVKGEKILKGTSSTDSATHTKLFVDGVEVKDATYSSLETEAYLAIEVTGLNTYFQNAVTMGEDILFLMDKDWLSHWKTFTIPIEADRLKLGENVLTVRAGNKASPFQIDEDEENRDDYNLRNVRLILADGTVLRDPAKSNPAQVFDMGDDGTFRPFEDFTFTITKDHTNAKTFAWDTTKVADGKHTIKVQDSKTEKSVGINVDNTAPTIETLFEDGADFKGEFVLDADVYDEGSGIQSVTVMLDDEQITLPYQTASSLLEAGAHQVKITAVDKVGNERIVVKEFSVNNENPDKPELISPADGSSTPVDGDPNLKVKVTDPTGDDLNVSYYKGYKYDATNTDQVKVFTNATDMEPPQTMVPEGEVPLSLDERGLVSKKDGSYYTTESSEQFPYHRFDVEVEPTIDDHDKIELSWSGKSLEGRKVSMYAWNHSTNKWTLITYKIAGKADFDLTGTISVKEYVKDSKINVIVQDEIPKTPDEYDYTFVWMSDTQYYSESYPYIFERQTSWIAEKQDELKIKYVFHTGDLVDNFDQEQEWKYADQYMGILDNNNVPYGVLAGNHDVDQLLNDYTEFYKYFGADRFENYSYYGGSYKNNRGHYDLISSNGNDFIMMYMGWGVEDEDLEWMNHILKQYPNRKAILNFHEYLLVSGNRSPLGNKIYSKVVEQNPNVIAVLSGHYHDSETLVSEVDDNGDGVADREVYQMLGDYQGGPEGGQGYLKLLHFDQDNNRILVNTYSPYLDDYNYYDPSEFPGKDEMIINLDLSVDEKAVATDYFAVSVKTDELIGQQEGVKSGSTAEVTWTGLTENETYSWFAQAEDSFTGKASSDIWTFTKGNDATTDPGEGTDQPGEGTDNPGEGTDNPGEGTDNPGEGTDNPGEGTDQPGEGTDNPGEGTDQPGEGTDQLEDEPSKPSVNIAVEIKEGKATIHTEDLERLEAGTKFILDLKSEYIIDLELSAKQIEIIKLKQLTLIIKNVDMSLTIPAANLPDGDVVVGIERMKDIDEALSAVYDFTIMANNKVYHQFKEDMVVAFTVTKKVGNPDKVKVYYYNETSKKWETIGGSFENGVVMANTDHFSTFTSFEQASSELVEEIEVKSPESGYNLPDTATNMFSNILLGIGFFLLGGRYVCLYEKKK from the coding sequence ATGAAAAAAGGCATGAAACAGAAGATGAAGAAGTTGTTTCTATATGTTTGTATGGTAACGATTGTTCTAGCAAACCTTCTGCCTGTTTTTTCTGTGAAGAAGGTGCAAGCAGTAGAAATCAACACTCCAGAAGAAATGACAAATACTGAAGAAGAAGTAGATACTAAGCCGGATGAAACAACAAATTCTCCGGGGGACACACAAGAAGATATGCAAGAAGAGCAAACGATACTAGAACAAAATGAGCCACAACAACAGCAAGACAGTCAAGAAGCCCCACAAACAGAAGAAGGAGAAGAAGATCCTGTCCCACAAACACAAACAAACGAAGAAGTAACGGAAGAGGACGATCAGAAAAATTCTGCTCTACTTATTACAGAAATCTCTCCAGATTCTAAAGGATCTGATTACTTTGAGTTTTTCGAAGTCTATAATAATACAAATCAATCGCTATCATTAACAGATTATGCCTTTATCTATCGTTATACAGATACGAAAAAAGACATAACATTCCAAGTACCACAGGTAACAATTGAATCACAAGAAACTCTTGTTTTTTGGCACAACAGCAATAATTTATCACTTAGTGAATTTAATCAACATTTTGGTACGAATCTTACACGTAATCAAGTAATTGAATTTAAGGATGTATTCCCGGGCTTTTCGAACAGTGGGAATCGTGCAGCTGTTTTAAAGGATAAGCAAGGTAATGAAATCGTTTCAGCTACATATTTGCCAAATGAAACGTCAAATGAAGGAAAGGTTGTTCAATATCAGTATGCGAATGGTCAATCTGCTATGAAAAAGCTTGAAGTAAAAGCAGATCCTACACCAGGGGAAATTGAGTTGGAACAAGTTCCTTCCAAGCCTGTTGAATTAGGAGCTATCCCTGCTGACCAAGAGCATCCAAGCATTACACATGAGCCCGTGCTTGAGAGTGATCCAGGTAAAGCCGTCACCATTCAAGCGAGCATTTCTGATGATCGTGCAGCAGTTCCTCAAGCTACGCTATATTACAAAAAAGCTCATGATGAAGAATATACATCGGTATCAATGATTGTGAGCTCTGACGATTGGACAAGCTATCAAGCGACCATTTCGGAGTCTAACGTACAATCAACCATGAAGTATTATATTGAAGCCTCTGATGGAACGAATAAGTGGAAAACAGAGGAGTATACACTCTTAGTCGATGAGCCAGAAGAGACATATAGTGATCAGAAACTATTGATAACTGAAATTTCTCCTAACTCTGCAGGTACTGATAACTATGAGTTTTTTGAGCTATATAATAATACAAATCAACCTTTATCTCTATCAAACTATTCATTTGTCTATCACTATACAGACGGAAGTTATGAGGATAAGGAGTTTTCCCTCCCTATAAAGGTGATAGGACCAAAGGAAACCATCGTATTCTGGTTTAATTCCCAGGATTTAAGCCTTCAGGATTTCAACACTCATTTTGGTACGAATTTAGTAAGTGAGCAGGTTGTTGAATTTAAGGATACTTTCCCTGGTTTTTCAAATGGTGGAAATCGCGCGTTATTAATTATGGACCATACAGGTAATGAAGTTGTTTCAGCTAGCTACTTAGGTGATGAAAATGACAATACAGGAAAAGGAATTCATTATCTTTTTTCTACCACAGGCTCTGTCATGGAAAAATACAAAACATTAGCTGATCCAACACCTGGTTCACTTGATAAAGCTCAAGTCCCTACTAAAGTGGTGGAAGTAGAGGAAATTCCAGAGGACACAGAAGCACCCGTGATTACACATGAACCAGTGAAAAATGTGGATAAACTTACACCGATTCAAATTACTGCTAGTGTGATAGATAATATAGTTCCTCAGCCTGAAGTGACTCTCTATTATAAAACTGTAGAGGAAAATAGCTTCACAGCTAGTAAAATGACTACAGAGGACAACAAAAGCTTTAAAGCGGAAATTCCATCTGCTAGTGTACAAGCACCTATTACGTATTATCTTGAAGCAACGGATGGAAAGAATCGTACTAGTACAGAGGAATATACGGTTCAAGTGCACGTACCGGAAGAAACATATAGTGATCAGCAGCTAATTATAACAGAAATTTCACCAAACTCAGTTGGTGGCGGAACAGATTATTATGAGTATTTTGAGCTATACAATAATACGAATCAGGAGCTATCTCTATCAAACTACTCATTTGTTTATCGTTATACAGACGGAAGTAGACCGGATGTTATGTTTACCATTCCCGCGACAACAATTAAGTCTCAAGAAACTCTTGTGTTTTGGTTTAATAATGGAGATCGTACGTTAGATCAATTTAATGAGAATTTCTCTGCTAGTTTAACAAGTGAGCAAGTAGTTGAATTTAAGGATGTTTTCCCGGGCTTTGCAAATACAGGGAATCGTGCACTTGTTATTAAAGATCATCTGAATCAAGAGGTTGTTTCAGCAAGCTATTTAGGTGATGAAAATGATAATTTAGGTGCAGTCATCCAGTATATTTTCCCTGCTTCTGGTACGGAAATGGATAAATTCAAAACCCTTGCTGCTCCTACTCCAGGTGGGATTGAACTTGTTCAAGTACCATCAAAGCCTGTGGAGATTGTAGAAATGCCAGAAGATACAGAAGCGCCCGTGATTGATCATTCTTCAGTGAACAAAGGAGATGCTTATTCACCCATTTCATTTGAAGTAACCGTAACTGATAACATGGCTGTTCCATTTGTAACATTACATTACAAGAAAAAAGGAGCAGAGAGCTTTACAGCAGTTACCATGAATGCGAGTTCTGATGCAGGAAGCTATGTAGCGGAAATTTCTGGTGGAGAGGTTGAAGACGATCTTGTGTATTATATCGAAGCCTCTGATGGTAAAAACATATCTAAAACAGAAGAATATACGATTACCGTTGTAAAAGAAGAGGTTGATTATAGTAAAGTCCCAACTTTTCTTGTGACAGAAATTGTCCCTGATTCAACAAATGTTGGTTCAGCTGATGGATATGAGTTTATTGAGATTTACAACAATACAGACCAGGATGTAAACTTTAAAGATTTTAAGCTTCAATATCGCTATGGTACAGATCCAGCTAGTGATGTAGTTTGGCCGTCCGTTCCAGATGATGTGGTAATTCCAGCGCAAAAAACGCTTGTTTTCTGGATCATTAATGGACAAAATACAGAACAAACAGTAGCTGATTTTAACGCGAATTACGGGACGAGCTTAATTGAAGATAAAGACATCGTCAGAATATATAGTGATGGTATGGCGAATGCAAGTACAAGAGGACTAGTAGTTGCCTCAAATACTAAGGAAGAAATTACGGTTTCTTACTACAACGATGTAGCAAACGTTGATGATACGACACCGAACAAAGGGATATTATACAAATACCCTGTCGATGGTACAACTCAATCTGTTAAAGTGAGTGCAAATGAAATGGATGCTACACCGGGTAAAGTGGAGGCCTATCAGGTGCCGAAACAACCGGTTCACGTAGAATTGGATACTATTGCACCAACTATCGTCAATAAAACAACTGTTTCAGAAGTGAAGCAAACGGAAGATATTGAAATTGCTGTAGAGGCAAAGGACGATATTGAAGTCAAAACAGTTCGCTTATTCTACCGTACAAGCTCAGAAGAAGCGTTTAAAGAAACGTTATTACCACTAGATTCTGACACACATTTATACAAAAATATGATTTATGCGTCAGACTTAATTGGAAAAGAAAAGGTAGAGTATTTCTTTACGGTTTCTGATGGACAGAATGAAGTGAAGAGTGAAACCTATATAATTACAATTCAAAATAGCTTAAATCAAGAGGACCTTCGCTTAAACGTAGAAGAAGGTGAATATGTAAAAGGTGAAAAGATCTTAAAAGGAACATCTAGTACAGATTCTGCAACTCACACGAAGCTCTTTGTTGATGGAGTGGAAGTGAAAGATGCTACCTATTCCTCCCTTGAAACAGAAGCTTATTTAGCAATTGAAGTGACAGGCTTAAATACGTATTTCCAAAATGCTGTCACGATGGGTGAGGACATTTTATTCCTAATGGATAAAGATTGGTTATCCCACTGGAAAACGTTCACGATACCGATTGAGGCGGATAGGCTAAAGCTTGGAGAAAATGTGTTAACCGTTCGTGCTGGTAACAAGGCATCTCCTTTCCAAATTGATGAAGATGAAGAAAATCGTGACGATTATAATTTACGTAATGTTCGTCTCATATTAGCTGATGGAACGGTATTGCGAGATCCGGCAAAGAGCAATCCAGCTCAAGTGTTTGATATGGGAGACGATGGTACGTTCCGTCCGTTTGAAGATTTCACATTTACGATTACAAAAGATCATACAAATGCGAAAACATTTGCTTGGGATACAACAAAGGTAGCAGATGGTAAACATACTATAAAAGTTCAAGATTCAAAAACTGAAAAATCGGTAGGAATTAACGTGGATAACACGGCACCTACAATTGAAACACTATTTGAGGATGGTGCGGATTTTAAAGGGGAATTTGTTCTAGATGCTGATGTTTATGACGAAGGCTCAGGTATTCAATCGGTAACCGTTATGCTAGACGACGAGCAAATTACCCTTCCTTATCAAACAGCATCCTCACTACTTGAAGCAGGTGCCCATCAAGTGAAGATTACAGCGGTTGATAAAGTTGGAAATGAGAGGATCGTTGTAAAGGAGTTTTCCGTAAATAATGAAAATCCGGACAAACCTGAACTTATTTCACCAGCAGACGGTAGTTCTACGCCGGTAGATGGTGACCCAAATTTAAAGGTTAAAGTAACAGATCCAACAGGCGATGATTTAAATGTGTCGTATTATAAAGGCTATAAATACGATGCGACAAATACCGATCAAGTAAAGGTCTTTACAAATGCAACCGATATGGAGCCACCTCAAACGATGGTACCTGAAGGGGAAGTACCACTTTCACTGGATGAAAGAGGATTAGTGTCGAAAAAGGATGGGAGCTACTACACAACGGAATCAAGCGAGCAATTTCCTTATCATCGTTTTGATGTTGAGGTAGAGCCGACTATCGACGATCATGACAAAATTGAACTTTCCTGGAGCGGTAAGTCATTAGAAGGAAGAAAAGTGTCGATGTATGCATGGAATCATAGCACAAATAAATGGACACTTATTACGTATAAAATAGCAGGAAAAGCAGACTTTGATTTAACAGGAACCATCTCTGTTAAAGAATATGTAAAAGACTCAAAAATCAATGTCATTGTTCAAGATGAAATTCCAAAAACTCCTGATGAGTATGATTACACGTTTGTGTGGATGTCGGATACACAATATTACTCAGAAAGCTATCCGTATATTTTTGAACGACAAACAAGCTGGATTGCAGAGAAGCAGGATGAGTTGAAGATTAAGTATGTATTCCATACCGGAGACTTAGTTGACAATTTTGATCAAGAGCAAGAGTGGAAATATGCCGATCAATATATGGGTATTCTAGACAATAACAATGTTCCATACGGTGTTTTGGCAGGAAATCATGATGTAGATCAATTACTAAACGACTATACGGAGTTCTATAAATATTTTGGTGCCGACCGCTTTGAAAACTATTCCTATTATGGTGGTAGCTACAAAAATAACCGTGGTCACTATGATTTAATTTCTTCAAATGGTAATGATTTTATCATGATGTATATGGGCTGGGGTGTTGAAGATGAGGATCTAGAATGGATGAATCATATTCTGAAGCAATATCCGAATCGTAAAGCAATCTTAAATTTCCATGAATATTTATTAGTTTCGGGAAATAGAAGTCCATTAGGAAACAAAATTTACAGTAAAGTCGTTGAACAAAATCCAAATGTTATCGCTGTACTAAGTGGTCATTATCATGATTCTGAGACATTAGTAAGTGAAGTTGATGACAATGGAGATGGTGTAGCTGACCGTGAAGTGTATCAAATGCTTGGTGACTACCAAGGTGGCCCTGAGGGTGGACAAGGTTATTTAAAGCTTCTCCATTTTGACCAAGACAACAATCGCATTTTAGTTAACACGTATTCACCATACTTGGATGATTATAATTATTACGATCCATCAGAGTTCCCTGGTAAAGATGAGATGATTATTAATCTTGATCTATCAGTGGATGAAAAAGCTGTTGCAACAGATTACTTTGCAGTAAGTGTGAAAACAGATGAACTCATTGGCCAACAAGAAGGCGTGAAAAGTGGTTCTACTGCAGAAGTGACATGGACGGGTTTAACTGAGAATGAAACCTATTCGTGGTTCGCCCAAGCAGAAGATAGCTTTACTGGTAAAGCTTCATCTGATATCTGGACCTTTACAAAAGGAAACGATGCAACGACTGATCCGGGAGAAGGAACGGACCAACCAGGGGAAGGAACAGATAACCCAGGGGAAGGAACAGATAATCCAGGTGAGGGAACAGATAACCCAGGAGAAGGAACAGATAATCCAGGTGAGGGAACAGACCAGCCAGGAGAAGGAACAGATAATCCAGGTGAGGGAACGGACCAACCAGGAGAAGGAACAGATCAATTGGAAGATGAGCCTAGTAAGCCGAGCGTCAATATAGCAGTAGAAATAAAAGAGGGTAAAGCAACAATTCATACTGAGGATTTAGAGAGACTAGAAGCGGGAACAAAGTTCATTCTAGATCTTAAATCGGAGTACATCATTGATCTTGAATTAAGTGCGAAGCAAATCGAGATTATAAAACTGAAGCAGTTAACTCTCATAATTAAAAATGTAGATATGAGTTTAACAATACCAGCAGCTAACTTACCAGATGGTGATGTAGTTGTGGGAATTGAAAGAATGAAGGATATAGACGAAGCTCTTAGTGCCGTCTATGATTTCACCATTATGGCAAACAACAAGGTGTATCACCAATTTAAAGAGGATATGGTCGTTGCATTTACTGTTACGAAAAAGGTGGGGAATCCTGATAAAGTAAAAGTTTACTACTACAACGAGACATCAAAGAAATGGGAAACCATTGGTGGATCATTTGAAAATGGAGTAGTAATGGCAAATACAGATCATTTCAGTACGTTTACTTCATTTGAACAAGCTTCCTCTGAATTAGTTGAAGAAATTGAAGTGAAATCACCTGAAAGTGGATATAACCTACCAGATACAGCTACAAATATGTTTTCTAACATATTGTTAGGTATAGGTTTCTTCCTACTAGGGGGCAGGTATGTTTGTCTTTATGAGAAGAAAAAATAA
- a CDS encoding MerR family transcriptional regulator: MSTAAVAKLLGVSRRTLMRWVNQQDLQLEKNEQGHYQFTQEDIEQLKQIQQKTESIQSTSTRKGSVQRMPAIDAHTLNTIEGKLEELDRKVRNKADDVVSYQLLQHRREMDELVSTIQKLENRITELETNQKRDVKKDPRLVYDQNKAPKNRRKSFISSLFGV, encoded by the coding sequence ATGAGTACAGCAGCTGTCGCAAAGTTACTTGGTGTTTCACGGAGGACATTAATGAGATGGGTTAATCAACAAGACTTACAGTTAGAGAAGAATGAACAGGGACATTATCAATTTACACAAGAAGATATTGAGCAATTAAAACAAATTCAGCAAAAAACAGAGTCTATACAATCTACTAGCACTCGAAAGGGGTCAGTCCAACGCATGCCAGCCATCGACGCACATACATTAAATACAATAGAAGGAAAATTAGAGGAACTAGATCGCAAAGTGAGGAACAAGGCGGATGACGTCGTATCCTATCAGCTCCTTCAGCATCGAAGGGAAATGGACGAGCTTGTTTCCACTATCCAAAAACTCGAAAATAGAATTACTGAGCTTGAGACGAATCAAAAGCGTGATGTCAAAAAAGATCCACGGCTAGTCTACGATCAAAACAAGGCACCTAAAAACCGTAGAAAAAGCTTCATCAGTTCTCTATTTGGAGTGTAA
- a CDS encoding VOC family protein, whose translation MNIHHVAIICSNYEVSKHFYTDILGLKIVSEVYRKERNSYKLDLIVDDTYQIELFSFPDPPERPTHPEAAGLRHLAFQVENVEAAKQELQAKGIEVEDVRVDPFTDKKFTFFQDPDGLPLELYEA comes from the coding sequence ATGAACATTCACCACGTGGCAATTATTTGCTCGAACTATGAAGTTTCAAAGCATTTTTACACCGACATTTTAGGTTTAAAAATTGTTTCAGAAGTGTATCGAAAAGAAAGGAATTCCTACAAACTCGATTTGATCGTTGATGATACATACCAAATTGAGCTTTTTTCATTCCCAGATCCACCTGAACGCCCTACTCATCCAGAGGCAGCTGGTCTAAGACATCTTGCCTTTCAAGTAGAAAATGTAGAAGCAGCTAAGCAGGAATTACAGGCTAAAGGGATAGAGGTAGAGGACGTTAGAGTCGATCCATTTACAGATAAGAAATTTACCTTCTTTCAGGATCCAGATGGGTTGCCATTAGAATTGTACGAAGCATAA